The Pirellulales bacterium genome contains the following window.
GCCGCGCCGACCGTGCCGGGCGGGCCGTCGCCGTTGCCCAAGAAAAGCACTTCCGGCCGGTCGGGCCGCTGGCCAAAAAGTGACGGCCCGGCTCCGCCGCCGTCACCGCGGGCCGCGAAACCGCAGGCGCGACGAGATCCACCGCCCGATCCTGTCGAACCGCTCCTATCGCAGCGAGCGAAAGGGCGAGTTGACGATCAGCTCGGGGATGGACTCGGGGACCAAGCATACCACGTCACGGTTCGTCGACCGGCACGCCGGCGGGCGAAACGCCGTGCGTGGCGATCTCGCGCTTCAACTCTAGCGCCAGCCGGCTGTGAAAACGCCCGTAGCAGAAGTAAATCACCATTCCCACGGCCAGCCAGACGGCCAACCGCAGCCAGTTCTCCCAGGGGAGCGAGAACATCAGCACCAGGCAAAACAGGATGCCCAGAATCGGCACCAACGGCACCAGCGGCGCCCGAAAGGGCCGCGGCGCGTCGGGATCGGTGCGCCGCATGATGAGCACCGCCGCGCAGACGATGGCGAACGCCAGCAACGTGCCGATATTGACCAACTCGGAGAGGATGTCGATCGGCAGCAGCGACCCCATCGTCGCCACCACGATGCCCGTGACGATCGTCGACTTCCAGGGAGTTTGAAAGCGGGGATGGATCGCGGCGAAGAAACTGGCGGGCAACAGTCCGTCGCGGGCCATCGCCAGCAGCACGCGCGGTTGGCTGAGCATCATCACCAAGAGTACGGAAGTGATGCCCGCCACGGCGCCCACGGCAATCAGCTTTTGCGCCCAGTCGATGCCGATTCTGCCAAATGCCGCCGATACCGGTGCGTTCACGTCGATTTCCTGGTAGGGCACCATCCCGGTAATCACCGCCGCCATGGCGATATAGAGCGTGGTGCAAATCAGCAGCGAAGCGATAATGCCGATCGGCAAGTCGCGCTTGGGGTCCTTCGCTTCCTCGGCTTGCGTCGAAATGGCGTCGAAGCCGATGTAGGCGAAGAAGATGATCGACGCGCCGGCCAGCATGCCGACCGGTTTTCCTTTTTCTCCGATCTCGCCGAGAATGGTGATGCCGAAGAAGCTCAAGCCGGAGTAGCCATAGGGTGCGAACGGATGCCAGTTGTCCGGGTCGATCCACCAGGATCCGACGGCGATGACGAACAGCACGATGGCCAATTTCAGCACGACCATGGTCGCGTTGAAGCGGGCACTTTCGCGGATGCCCAACACCAGAATGGCCGTGATGGCCACGACCACGGCCAGGGCCAGCCCGTCAAACAGGCTGCCCGTGGCCACGTAGTGCCCTTGGTCGAACTTGATGGGGGGCCCGGAAATCGCGAGGGGCAAGTAGATATTGTTGGCCTTCAACAGGTCGCGCAGGTAACTCGACCAGCCGTGGGCGACGGTGGCGGCGCCCACGGCATATTCCAAAACCAGGTCCCAGCCGATGATCCAGGCGAAAAGTTCGCCCAGGGTCATGTAGGCGTAGGTGTAGGCGGAGCCGGCGACCGGCGCCATGGAGGCGAACTCCGCATAGCACAGCGCGGCGAACACGCAGGCGATGCCCGCCACCACGAAGGAGAGCATCAAGGCCGGGCCGGCCGTGTGCCTGGCGGCTTCGCCGACCAGCACGAAGATGCCCGCGCCGATGATGGCCCCCACTCCCATCGCCGTCAGCGCCACGGGACCGAGCGCGCGGCGCAGGCGGTGCTCGCCGGCCATCTCGTGGACCAGGTTGTCGAGCGATTTTCTGGCGAACAGTTGGTTCGGCATGAGGGGTATGGTAGCAGCGGTGGCTGGCCCGCGGTAGGCGGTCGGTGGCTAGGCGATGACTCGGCGCGTCTGACCGGGGCATCGCTTGGCCGTATCGCTTAACGCACGTCCGGGCCCGTCGCGGCCAAGCTCTGCCCCAGCCACCCTCCGCATGTCGCAGCAAAGCCGGTAAACTATATCGAAGACCTTATCGGGAGAACTCGCCATGCCAGCCAGTCATGATCGGCCGTTAGCCGAGCGGCGCTTATTGATGTTCGTCGACGACGTGTACGAAGACTTGGAGCTGTGGTATCCGAAGCTGCGGATGATCGAAGCGGGCGCCCACGTGGTGGTGGCCGGTCCCGAAGCCGAACAAAAATATCGTGGCAAGCACAGCTACCCGTGCGTTTCGGACGCCGCCATCCGTGACATGGACGCGGCCGACTTCGATGGCGTGATCGTGCCGGGCGGGTTCATGCCCGACAAGCTGCGGCGCGATCCCAAGGTGCTCGACCTCGTGCGGCAGTTCGCCACCTCGCGCAAGCTGGTGGCGGCGATTTGTCACGGCGGCTGGATCCCGGTCTCGGCCGGCGTGTATCGCGGTGTGCGCGTCACCGGTTCGCCGGGCATCAAGGACGACCTCGTCAACGCGGGCGCCCAATGGGAAGATGCCGCCGTGGTGGTCGACCGTCACTTTGTTTCCAGCCGCAAGCCCGACGATTTGCCCGACTTTTGCCGGGCGATTCTGACCGTTCTGGCCGGCGACACGTCTCACTCGTCGCCGAGCACGATCGCAATGGCGGCCTCCAGCTCGTGATCGCCATCACGCGTCTCGGTCAGGCTGGCCGAACGGTTCTCGGCGCGCAGCCGCCGCAATACTTCGCGATACTTGGCCCGCTCTGTGGCACGGTCGCCGCGGGAGTGCGCCCGCTGTGCATCGCGCAGCAACAGTTGATAGGGCTCGAGCGGCGCGTTGGCCTGCCCATAGAAACCCGCGATCTGGTACCGGGCCTGCTCCCGCGTGGTCGCGTTGCCGGTGCCTGGCGAGAAATCGACGAACGATAAGCAGACCGACAGCGTCAAACTAATCGCCACGAGGACGGTCAGCATCAGCGTCTGCGGCTGCTTCTCCGCTTGCACCGCGGCCTTGGGCGGGTGTTTCGCATCGGCCAGGCTTAATTCGGGCAGCGTTCCGTTCTGGGTCAGCGATACGGCCGCCGCCGACGGATCGACCGGCTTGAACCGCGGAACGGCGACCTGGGGCCGCGGCGCGGGCGGGGGCGGATCGTTCAATTTGAGGCCGGCGGCAAGCATGTCTGGATCGCCGCGCCAGACCGGCGTCGGTGCGGCGGGCGGCGGTGCCGCGGTCGGCTGCCCGGCGGCGGCGCCCGCCGCGACTTGAAACTGGCTCGAACAATGCGGGCAGACCAGCACCTGTCCCAACAACTCAGGCGCGATCGAGAGCCGCATCGCGCATCCGGGGCAAGCCACCGTCATCGACATCGCTGCATCAATCTTGAGGCCGATTCTGTTCGTTGATAGCATACCTGAATGCGCACTACAGCGAAAAGCCGGAGAAAAGGTAATTCATCACAAACGGCC
Protein-coding sequences here:
- a CDS encoding amino acid permease, translated to MPNQLFARKSLDNLVHEMAGEHRLRRALGPVALTAMGVGAIIGAGIFVLVGEAARHTAGPALMLSFVVAGIACVFAALCYAEFASMAPVAGSAYTYAYMTLGELFAWIIGWDLVLEYAVGAATVAHGWSSYLRDLLKANNIYLPLAISGPPIKFDQGHYVATGSLFDGLALAVVVAITAILVLGIRESARFNATMVVLKLAIVLFVIAVGSWWIDPDNWHPFAPYGYSGLSFFGITILGEIGEKGKPVGMLAGASIIFFAYIGFDAISTQAEEAKDPKRDLPIGIIASLLICTTLYIAMAAVITGMVPYQEIDVNAPVSAAFGRIGIDWAQKLIAVGAVAGITSVLLVMMLSQPRVLLAMARDGLLPASFFAAIHPRFQTPWKSTIVTGIVVATMGSLLPIDILSELVNIGTLLAFAIVCAAVLIMRRTDPDAPRPFRAPLVPLVPILGILFCLVLMFSLPWENWLRLAVWLAVGMVIYFCYGRFHSRLALELKREIATHGVSPAGVPVDEP
- a CDS encoding type 1 glutamine amidotransferase domain-containing protein, which produces MPASHDRPLAERRLLMFVDDVYEDLELWYPKLRMIEAGAHVVVAGPEAEQKYRGKHSYPCVSDAAIRDMDAADFDGVIVPGGFMPDKLRRDPKVLDLVRQFATSRKLVAAICHGGWIPVSAGVYRGVRVTGSPGIKDDLVNAGAQWEDAAVVVDRHFVSSRKPDDLPDFCRAILTVLAGDTSHSSPSTIAMAASSS